A stretch of the Medicago truncatula cultivar Jemalong A17 chromosome 5, MtrunA17r5.0-ANR, whole genome shotgun sequence genome encodes the following:
- the LOC11405852 gene encoding protein DA1-related 7 isoform X2: MEVLTKVNGILEILMKMDQFDRNQIRGLCGAPEEPVCMGMDEPLNKLKIELMKDGVSVLVLTGLGGSGKTTLAKKLCWEPQIKGKFGENIFFVTISKTPNLKNIVQALFEHCGCRVPEFQTDEDAINRLGLLLRQVGRNPILLVLDDVWPNSEGLVENFKFQMSDYKILVTSRVAFRRFGTPFELDPLDHNHAVSLFHHFAQLNHSSIYMPDLNLVHEIVKGCKGSPLALQLVAGSLCKQPFEKWQNMKERLMSKSIIESNSTDLLCYLQQSLDISEDKGQHGALKLPHTQGSGRGLTIWCIVRNLTLFLHKRLFSGDISEDINEKECSIDMGLFPEDQRIHVPALIDLPAELLNSDEDGREAMATDNDLITGNLINAIATRICAGCNAEIGHGRFLNCMEGDWHPQCFTCHACHLPITDYEFSMSSNRPYHKSCYREKYHPRCDVCKNFIPANSAGLIEYRAHPFWIQKYCPTHELDSTPRCCSCERMEPKDSKYLFLDDGRKLCLECLDSAIMDSHECQPLYHEILEFYEGLNIKVEPQVPILLVERQTIKEAIEGEKNGHYHLPETRGLCLSEEQTVTTILRRPIIGAGYRVTDMITKPYRLTRRCEVTAILVLYGLPRINPSS, encoded by the exons ATGGAGGTGTTGACTAAGGTGAATGGAATTCTTGagattttgatgaaaatggatCAGTTTGATAGGAATCAAATAAGGGGTTTGTGTGGTGCTCCTGAAGAGCCTGTATGCATGGGAATGGATGAACCTTTAAATAAGTTGAAGATTGAATTGATGAAAGATGGTGTTTCTGTGCTTGTTTTGACTGGTTTGGGTGGATCTGGTAAAACCACTCTTGCTAAGAAGCTCTGTTGGGAACCACAAATCAAAG gCAAGTTTGGTGAAAACATCTTCTTTGTCACCATCTCAAAAACTCCCAACTTGAAGAACATTGTGCAGGCACTATTTGAACACTGTGGATGTCGGGTTCCCGAGTTTCAAACCGATGAAGATGCAATTAACCGATTGGGACTACTGTTGAGGCAAGTTGGTAGAAATCCAATACTATTAGTCTTGGATGATGTTTGGCCTAACTCAGAAGGCCTTGTTGAGAATTTCAAATTCCAAATGTCAGATTATAAGATTTTGGTGACGTCGAGGGTTGCTTTTAGAAGATTTGGTACCCCATTCGAGTTGGATCCACTTGATCATAATCATGCAGTGTCTCTTTTCCATCACTTTGCTCAATTGAATCACAGCAGCATATACATGCCTGATCTGAATCTTGTCCATGAG ATAGTGAAAGGTTGTAAGGGTTCACCATTGGCGCTTCAGCTCGTTGCTGGATCACTGTGTAAGCAGCCTTTTGAGAAGTGGCAAAATATGAAGGAACGTTTAATGAGTAAATCCATTATTGAGTCTAATAGCACCGACTTGCTTTGTTACCTTCAACAAAGTTTGGATATATCAGAGGATAAAGGGCAGCatggtgcactaaagctcccgcatacgcagggttcGGGAAGGGGTctcaccatttggtgtattgtacgcaaccttaccctgtttttacacaagaggctgttttcGGGGGATATATCAGAGGATATCAATGAAAAAGAGTGCTCCATTGATATGGGACTATTTCCTGAAGACCAGAGGATTCATGTTCCTGCCCTCATTGATCTTCCGGCAGAACTGCTTAACTCAGATGAAGACGGTAGAGAGGCAATGGCCACCGACAATGATTTAATCACCGGAAATTTGATTAATGCCATAGCTACAAG AATCTGTGCGGGATGCAATGCTGAGATTGGCCATGGAAGATTTTTAAATTGCATGGAAGGTGACTGGCATCCACAATGCTTCACCTGTCATGCATGCCATCTGCCAATCACTGATTATGAG TTTTCCATGTCTAGCAACCGACCTTACCATAAATCCTGCTACAGGGAGAAGTATCACCCAAGATGTGATGTTTGCAAGAATTTT ATCCCGGCTAATTCAGCTGGCCTCATTGAGTATAGAGCTCATCCTTTCTGGATACAAAAATACTGCCCAACACATGAGCTCGACAGCACTCCTCGTTGTTGTAGCTGCGAAAGAATGGAG CCAAAGGATtcaaaatatctttttcttGATGATGGTCGAAAGCTATGTCTTGAGTGTCTAGACTCGGCAATTATGGACAGTCATGAATGCCAACCTCTCTACCATGAAATACTAGAATTTTATGAAGGTTTAAATATCAAAGTGGAGCCGCAAGTTCCTATACTTTTGGTGGAAAGACAAACAATAAAAGAGGCCATAGAGGGAGAAAAGAAT GGTCATTACCATTTACCTGAAACTAGAGGGCTCTGCTTGTCAGAAGAACAAACTGTCACCACC ATTTTAAGAAGACCAATTATAGGGGCAGGATACCGAGTCACAGACATGATAACCAAACCTTATAGACTGACCCGTCGATGCGAAGTGACGGCCATTCTTGTTTTGTATGGCCTTCCTAG GATCAATCCTAGCTCATGA
- the LOC11407405 gene encoding protein DA1-related 1, with product MGWFTKFLNGSNHRISGGQYNGKHGDDRIWDSHHSSVDDLTDVEKEDIDRAIALSLSEEDLKGKKVVEDDSQSEEDEQLCKIDEDDENVGKVRQDEEDLLAKIQQAENERRAKDQVEEDEQLARAIQLSLSTGSPPRHGKDSLPQPSPHLFPPGFRICAGCNAEIGHGRFLSCMGGVWHPQCFQCHACHLPITDYEFSMSSNRPYHKSCYREKHHPRCDVCKNFIPANSAGLIEYRAHPFWIQKYCPTHELDSTPRCCSCERMEPKDSKYLFLDDGRKLCLECLDSAIMDSHECQPLYHEILEFYEGLNMKVEQQVPMLLVERQALNEAMEGEKNGHHHLPETRGLCLSEEQTVTTILRKPSIGAGHRVTDMITKPYRLTRRCEVTAILVLYGLPRLLTGSILAHEIMHAWLRLKGYPNLRPEVEEGICQVLAHMWLESELYSGSGNNDAPSSSSSSSMLPSSASSKKGKRSDFEKKLGEFFKNQIESDTSPAYGDGFRSGYQAVLKYGLKSTLDHIHLTGTFPC from the exons ATGGGTTGGTTTACGAAGTTTCTCAATGGCTCTAATCATAGAATTTCAGGAGGGCAATACAATGGCAAACATGGTGATGATAGGATTTGGGATAGTCATCATAGTTCAGTG GATGATTTGACGGATGTCGAAAAAGAAGACATCGATCGTGCAATTGCACTTTCTCTATCAGAGGAGGATCTGAAAGGGAAAAAAGTTGTTG AGGATGACTCTCAGTCTGAAGAAGATGAACAACTTTGTAAAATTGACGAGGACGATGAGAATGTTGGTAAAGTTCGACAAGATGAAGAGGACCTTCTAGCTAAAATTCAGCAGGCTGAAAATGAACGCCGTGCCAAAGATCAAGTTGAGGAAGACGAGCAACTTGCAAGGGCAATTCAATTAAGTTTGAGCACTGGTTCTCCTCCTCGACATGGCAAAGATTCTCTACCTCAACCTTCTCCCCACCTCTTTCCACCAGGATTCAG AATCTGTGCTGGATGCAATGCTGAGATTGGCCATGGAAGATTTTTAAGTTGCATGGGAGGGGTCTGGCATCCACAATGCTTCCAATGCCATGCTTGCCATCTGCCAATCACTGATTATGAG TTTTCCATGTCTAGCAACCGTCCTTACCATAAATCCTGCTACAGGGAGAAGCATCACCCAAGATGTGATGTTTGCAAGAATTTT ATCCCGGCTAATTCAGCTGGCCTCATTGAGTATAGAGCTCATCCTTTCTGGATACAAAAATACTGCCCAACACATGAGCTCGACAGCACTCCTCGTTGTTGTAGCTGCGAAAGAATGGAG CCAAAGGATtcaaaatatctttttcttGATGATGGTCGAAAGCTATGTCTTGAGTGTCTAGACTCGGCAATTATGGACAGTCATGAATGCCAACCTCTCTACCATGAAATACTAGAATTTTATGAAGGTTTAAATATGAAAGTGGAGCAGCAAGTTCCTATGCTTTTGGTGGAAAGACAAGCACTAAATGAGGCCATGGAGGGAGAAAAGAAT GGTCATCACCATTTACCTGAAACTAGAGGACTCTGCTTGTCAGAGGAACAAACCGTCACCACA ATTTTAAGAAAACCAAGTATAGGGGCAGGACACCGAGTCACAGACATGATAACCAAGCCTTATAGACTGACCCGTCGATGCGAAGTGACGGCCATTCTTGTTTTGTATGGCCTTCCTAG ATTGTTGACAGGATCAATCCTAGCTCATGAGATTATGCATGCATGGCTCAGGCTTAAAG GTTATCCCAACTTGAGGCCAGAAGTTGAAGAAGGAATCTGTCAAGTCTTGGCTCATATGTGGTTAGAATCAGAGCTCTATTCTGGATCTGGGAATAACGATGCACCGTCTTCGTCTTCATCATCGTCAATGCTGCCGTCCTCTGCATCATCGAAGAAGGGTAAACGGTCTGATTTTGAGAAGAAACTTGGCGAGTTTTTCAAAAACCAGATTGAGTCAGATACCTCACCAGCCTATGGAGATGGATTCAGATCGGGTTACCAGGCGGTACTTAAGTATGGGCTCAAAAGTACCCTTGATCATATCCATTTGACCGGAACTTTTCCatgttga
- the LOC11407406 gene encoding 40S ribosomal protein S4-1 has protein sequence MARGLKKHLKRLNAPKHWMLDKLGGAFAPKPSSGPHKSRECLPLILILRNRLKYALTYREVIAILMQRHVLVDGKVRTDKTYPAGFMDVVSIPKTNESFRLLYDTKGRFRLHSVRDDEAKFKLCKVRSVQFGQKGIPYLNTYDGRTIRYPDPVIRANDTIKLDLEENKIVDFIKFDVGNVVMVTGGKNRGRVGVIKNREKHKGTFETIHVQDATGHEFATRLVNVFTIGKGTKPWVSLPKGKGIKLTVIEEARKRAAAAQQAVAA, from the exons GCGAGAGGTTTGAAGAAGCATTTGAAGAGGCTCAATGCCCCCAAGCATTGGATGCTTGACAAATTGGGTGGTGCTTTT GCTCCTAAACCCTCATCTGGACCACACAAGTCCAGGGAATGTCTCCCACTCATTCTGATCTTGCGAAACAGATTGAAGTATGCTCTAACATACCGTGAAGTCATTGCTATTCTGATGCAACGACATGTCCTTGTTGATGGCAAAGTCAGGACTGACAAGACTTATCCAGCTGGATTCATGG ATGTTGTTTCAATCCCCAAGACAAATGAGAGCTTTCGTCTGCTGTATGACACCAAGGGCCGTTTCCGTCTCCATTCAGTCAGAGATGATGAGGCAAAG TTTAAGCTGTGCAAGGTGCGTTCAGTGCAATTTGGGCAGAAAGGTATCCCATACCTGAACACCTATGATGGTCGCACTATCCGCTACCCTGACCCAGTCATCAGGGCTAATGACACAATCAAGCTGGACCTTGAGGAAAACAAGATTGTCGATTTCATCAAATTCGATGTTGGGAATGTAGTGATGGTTACTGGTGGTAAGAATAGGGGGCGTGTTGGAGTGATCAAGAACAGAGAAAAGCATAAGGGAACCTTTGAGACAATCCACGTTCAGGATGCCACTGGTCATGAGTTTGCAACTCGTCTGGTCAATGTGTTCACTATTGGCAAGGGGACAAAGCCATGGGTATCTCTTCCCAAGGGTAAGGGTATTAAATTAACTGTCATTGAGGAAGCTAGGAAGAGGGCTGCTGCAGCTCAGCAAGCAGTTGCTGCTTAA
- the LOC11405852 gene encoding protein DA1-related 7 isoform X1, protein MEVLTKVNGILEILMKMDQFDRNQIRGLCGAPEEPVCMGMDEPLNKLKIELMKDGVSVLVLTGLGGSGKTTLAKKLCWEPQIKGKFGENIFFVTISKTPNLKNIVQALFEHCGCRVPEFQTDEDAINRLGLLLRQVGRNPILLVLDDVWPNSEGLVENFKFQMSDYKILVTSRVAFRRFGTPFELDPLDHNHAVSLFHHFAQLNHSSIYMPDLNLVHEIVKGCKGSPLALQLVAGSLCKQPFEKWQNMKERLMSKSIIESNSTDLLCYLQQSLDISEDKGQHGALKLPHTQGSGRGLTIWCIVRNLTLFLHKRLFSGDISEDINEKECSIDMGLFPEDQRIHVPALIDLPAELLNSDEDGREAMATDNDLITGNLINAIATRICAGCNAEIGHGRFLNCMEGDWHPQCFTCHACHLPITDYEFSMSSNRPYHKSCYREKYHPRCDVCKNFIPANSAGLIEYRAHPFWIQKYCPTHELDSTPRCCSCERMEPKDSKYLFLDDGRKLCLECLDSAIMDSHECQPLYHEILEFYEGLNIKVEPQVPILLVERQTIKEAIEGEKNGHYHLPETRGLCLSEEQTVTTILRRPIIGAGYRVTDMITKPYRLTRRCEVTAILVLYGLPRLLTGSILAHEIMHAWLRLKGYPNLRPDVEEGICHILAHMWLGSELYSGSGNNDAPCSSSSSSMPPSSSASSKKGKRSDFEKKLCEFFKNQIESDTSPAYGDGFRSGYQAVLKYGLESTLDHIHLTGTFPC, encoded by the exons ATGGAGGTGTTGACTAAGGTGAATGGAATTCTTGagattttgatgaaaatggatCAGTTTGATAGGAATCAAATAAGGGGTTTGTGTGGTGCTCCTGAAGAGCCTGTATGCATGGGAATGGATGAACCTTTAAATAAGTTGAAGATTGAATTGATGAAAGATGGTGTTTCTGTGCTTGTTTTGACTGGTTTGGGTGGATCTGGTAAAACCACTCTTGCTAAGAAGCTCTGTTGGGAACCACAAATCAAAG gCAAGTTTGGTGAAAACATCTTCTTTGTCACCATCTCAAAAACTCCCAACTTGAAGAACATTGTGCAGGCACTATTTGAACACTGTGGATGTCGGGTTCCCGAGTTTCAAACCGATGAAGATGCAATTAACCGATTGGGACTACTGTTGAGGCAAGTTGGTAGAAATCCAATACTATTAGTCTTGGATGATGTTTGGCCTAACTCAGAAGGCCTTGTTGAGAATTTCAAATTCCAAATGTCAGATTATAAGATTTTGGTGACGTCGAGGGTTGCTTTTAGAAGATTTGGTACCCCATTCGAGTTGGATCCACTTGATCATAATCATGCAGTGTCTCTTTTCCATCACTTTGCTCAATTGAATCACAGCAGCATATACATGCCTGATCTGAATCTTGTCCATGAG ATAGTGAAAGGTTGTAAGGGTTCACCATTGGCGCTTCAGCTCGTTGCTGGATCACTGTGTAAGCAGCCTTTTGAGAAGTGGCAAAATATGAAGGAACGTTTAATGAGTAAATCCATTATTGAGTCTAATAGCACCGACTTGCTTTGTTACCTTCAACAAAGTTTGGATATATCAGAGGATAAAGGGCAGCatggtgcactaaagctcccgcatacgcagggttcGGGAAGGGGTctcaccatttggtgtattgtacgcaaccttaccctgtttttacacaagaggctgttttcGGGGGATATATCAGAGGATATCAATGAAAAAGAGTGCTCCATTGATATGGGACTATTTCCTGAAGACCAGAGGATTCATGTTCCTGCCCTCATTGATCTTCCGGCAGAACTGCTTAACTCAGATGAAGACGGTAGAGAGGCAATGGCCACCGACAATGATTTAATCACCGGAAATTTGATTAATGCCATAGCTACAAG AATCTGTGCGGGATGCAATGCTGAGATTGGCCATGGAAGATTTTTAAATTGCATGGAAGGTGACTGGCATCCACAATGCTTCACCTGTCATGCATGCCATCTGCCAATCACTGATTATGAG TTTTCCATGTCTAGCAACCGACCTTACCATAAATCCTGCTACAGGGAGAAGTATCACCCAAGATGTGATGTTTGCAAGAATTTT ATCCCGGCTAATTCAGCTGGCCTCATTGAGTATAGAGCTCATCCTTTCTGGATACAAAAATACTGCCCAACACATGAGCTCGACAGCACTCCTCGTTGTTGTAGCTGCGAAAGAATGGAG CCAAAGGATtcaaaatatctttttcttGATGATGGTCGAAAGCTATGTCTTGAGTGTCTAGACTCGGCAATTATGGACAGTCATGAATGCCAACCTCTCTACCATGAAATACTAGAATTTTATGAAGGTTTAAATATCAAAGTGGAGCCGCAAGTTCCTATACTTTTGGTGGAAAGACAAACAATAAAAGAGGCCATAGAGGGAGAAAAGAAT GGTCATTACCATTTACCTGAAACTAGAGGGCTCTGCTTGTCAGAAGAACAAACTGTCACCACC ATTTTAAGAAGACCAATTATAGGGGCAGGATACCGAGTCACAGACATGATAACCAAACCTTATAGACTGACCCGTCGATGCGAAGTGACGGCCATTCTTGTTTTGTATGGCCTTCCTAG ATTGTTGACAGGATCAATCCTAGCTCATGAGATTATGCATGCATGGCTCAGGCTTAAAG gttATCCCAACTTGAGGCCAGACGTTGAAGAAGGAATCTGTCATATCTTGGCTCATATGTGGTTAGGATCAGAGCTCTATTCTGGGTCTGGGAATAATGATGCACCatgttcatcttcatcatcatcaatgccGCCTTCTTCTTCTGCATCATCGAAGAAGGGTAAAAGGTCTGATTTTGAGAAGAAACTTTGCGAGTTTTTCAAAAACCAGATTGAGTCGGATACCTCACCAGCCTATGGAGATGGATTCAGATCGGGTTACCAGGCGGTACTTAAGTATGGGCTCGAAAGCACCCTTGATCATATCCATTTGACCGGAACTTTTCCatgttga